The DNA window CCACGCCCAGCATGTGGCCCTGGAGTCGCTGCTGCGCAGGTCGATCACCGTGCTGGTCGGGCTGGCGGTGGCCGCCTTCGCCTTCGGCTACGCGGTGGCCGGCCGGGTGCTCAGCCCGCTCGGCAAGATCACCCGTACCGCCCGCGAGGTGGCCGGATCCGATCTGCACCGCCGGATCGAACTGGACGGCCCCGACGACGAGCTCAAGGAACTGGCCGACACCTTCGACGAGATGCTCGACCGGCTGGACCGCTCCTTCGACTCGCAGCGCAAGTTCGTCGCCAATGCCTCGCATGAGCTGCGCACCCCGCTGGCGATCAACCGCACCCTGCTGGAGGTGCAGCTCTCCGACCCCGGCGCCTCGCCGGACCTGCAACAGCTCGGCAAGACCCTGCTCGCCACCAATGAGCGCAGCGAGCAGCTGGTGGAGGGCCTGCTGCTGCTCGCCCGGAGCGACAACGAGCTGGTCGACCGGCGCCCGGTCGAACTCTCCGAGGTGGCCTCCCAGGCGCTGGAGCAGACCCGCACCGAGGCGGCCGGCCGCCAGGTGGAGCTGCGCACCACGCTGGGCGAGGCCACCGTCTCCGGCAATGGCGTGCTGCTGGAGCGCATCGCCCTCAACCTGATCCAGAACGCGGTGCGCTACAACGTCCCGGACGGCTGGGTGGAGGTCTCCACCGCCTCGGTGCCCGGCGGCGACGGCGAACTGGTGGTGTCCAACACGGGCCCGGTGATCCCCGGGTACGAGATGGAGCACATCTTCGAGCCGTTCCGGCGGGTCAAGAGCACCGAGCGGACCCGCAGCGACCGGGGCGTGGGTCTGGGCCTCTCCATCGTCCGCTCGGTGGTACGGGCGCACGGCGGGTCCATAGAGGCCATTCCCCGCCCCGGAGGCGGCCTGCTGATGCGGGTGCGCATCCCCGGCGCCTGACCGCCCCGCAGGCCCCGCACAACCCCGTACACGCCCCTGGAAGCGCCGCCCCGCTTCCGGGGGCGCTGTCGTGTCGGCGGGGTGCGCCCCGGCGAGGTGTCCCGGGCCCGGTGGTGGCCGCTTGTCATTTGCGGGCGCGACAACTTACGGTGGCGTAACCTACGGATCCGTAGGTGTGCCGTGCCACTGCAGGAGCAGCCGCTGTGACCATCGCCCCCGCCCACCGGAGCGGATCGACCGCCTGGACCGACGCCCGGCTGCTGCATGCCCTGGAAGAGGTGGTGGAGCAGGAGCTCAACCGCCACCTCAAGGTCGCCAAGGAGTGGATGCCGCACGAGTACGTGCCCTGGAGCCAGGGCCGCGACTTCGACGGCGTGCTGGGCGGCGAGGCATGGTCGCCCGAGCAGTCCGGGCTCACCGAGGTCGGCAAGGTCTCCCTGGTGGTCAACCTGCTCACCGAGGACAACCTCCCGAGCTACCACCACGAGATCGCGACCATGTTCGGCCGCGACGGCGCCTGGGGCACCTGGGTGCACCGCTGGACCGCCGAGGAGGGCCGGCACGGCATCGCCCTCCGCGACTACCTGCTGACCACCCGCGCCGTGGACCCGGTCGCCCTGGAGCGCGCCCGCATGGACCACATGTCGGCCGGCTTCGAGTCCGACAACCGGCACAGCATGCTGCGCTCGGTGGCCTACGTGGCCTTCCAGGAGCTCGCCACCCGCATCTCGCACCGCAACACCGGCGCCCACTCCGGCGACCCGATCTGCGAGCGCATGCTGGCCCGCATCGCCACCGACGAGAACCTGCACATGGTCTTCTACCGGAACCTGCTGCTGGCCGCCCTGGAACTGGCCCCCGACGAGGCGATGTGCGCCATCGCCGAGGTGGTGACCGAGTTCCGGATGCCCGGCCACGGCATGCCGGGCTTCGAGCGCGCGGCGGCCCAGATCGCCATCGGCGGTGTCTACAATCTGCGGATTCACCACGACGACGTGCTCCAGCCCGTGCTGCGGCATCTGAAGGTCATGGAGCGCGGCGGTCTCGGCCCCGAGGGGCTGCGGGCGCAGGAGGAGCTGGGCGTCTTCCTCGACGGTCTGGACACCCAGGCGACCCGGTTCGACGAGCGCCGCGCCGCGCTGCTGGCCCGCCGGGCGGCCCGCGCCCAGGGGTGATTTCTCGCCTTTTGTCCGGACAGGACAGGCCCAGATCGCGCCGGTGACCAAGCTCACAGTCGATGGCGCAGTGTAGTCTCCCGAATGCACCGCGCATCCGGCCCTGTTCGGGACCGCATCACCCAACGTGACCGGGGCGTCCCGGCCGCCTCGCCACGGCGCGCGGCGGCCGGGACGCCCCGGCCAAGGGATTGGGCGCTTTCGCGGGGGTTTCGGCTGAGACGTTTCCCCGTGCCGCGTTCACGGTAAGTGCACAGTGGTCCCTGTGGAGCGGCACCCCCGCATCCCCCCGCGACCCTCCGCCGACACCGGACACGATCACCTCTTCGGGGGTGCGTTTGGGTGTCGATTGAGTAACGGGCCTTGAAGTAAGGCAAAATCTCCGCCTCGGGTCGGGCACAAGTCCGGCCCCCCATGCGTTACGTGCGCTGGAGATACCGCAGACACCCGGAGGGGGAGAGCGATATGGCAACCGACTACGACACCCCACGCAAGACAGATGACGACCTCAACGAGGACAGCATTGAGGAACTGAAGGCACGGAGGAACGAGAAGTCGTCGAGCTCTGTCGACGTCGACGAGTTCGAGCAGGCGGAGGGACTGGAGCTGCCCGGCGCAGACCTCTCCAACGAGGAGCTGTCCGTCAGGGTGCTGCCGCGCCAGGCCGACGAGTTCACCTGCATGAGCTGCTTCCTGGTCCACCACCGGAGCCAGCTGGCATCGGAGAAGAACGGCAACCCCATCTGCAGGGACTGCGCCGCCTGATCGGCGGGTAACCGGAGAGTCATGGCACGCATCCGGAGACTCAGCAGCGCCGGCCGGTTCCGGAAACCCGGGCCGGAGGCAGGTGAGGCCGCCGATCGGGCGGCCGACGAAGCGGCGGAAGAGATCGCATCGATCGCCGCGGAGATGGAGCACTGGGACGGAACCGCTGAAGCGGAGCCGTCCCACCGTCGCGAGCGAGGCCGGCAGCGTCTGGCCTCGCTCGCCGGCGTTCTGGCCCGAGGCGTCGGGCGCGGCGGACGCACCGCCGCCCATGGCACCCGCCTCGGCATCCGCGCCCTCAGCGACCGGCTGCTCGACGCGGCCCCCCGCATCCCCGTGCGCGACCTGGCCACGCTGCGCGCCCAGCACCCGGGGGTGACCGACCCGGAGGAACTGGCCGACCGGCTCACCGCAGGCGCCGTCAAGGCGTCCGGAGCCGTCGGAGCCGGCGTCGGAGCGGCGGCCATGATGCCCACACCCCCGGCCATGCCGATGGAGGTCGCCGCCGAGACCCTCGCGGTCGCCGCCATAGAGATCAAGCTCATCGCCGAACTCCACGAGGTCTACGGCAGACGCGCCCCCGGCGGCATCACCGACCGCGCCGGCGCCTACGTCCAGGCATGGACCAACCGCCGGGGCATCGACCTCACCACCCGGCCCATGGGCATGGCCGCGCTGCGCCTCAGCGGCGGCCTCAAGCAGCAGCTGCGCCGCCGGCTCACCCGCTCCACCCTGCGCAAGGTCCCCACCCTGACCCCGCTGCTGATCGGCGCCGGGATCGGCGCCACCATCAACAGCCGCGACACCCGCAGGCTCGCCCACCAGATCCGCGCCGACCTGCGCAAGAGCCACCCCATCGACCCCGGCTACTGGACCCGTGGCGGGCCCCCCGGAGCCTCGGCCCAGGGCTGAGCGGACTCAGCCGCGCGGCTGCTCGGCGCGTGCGGCCTCCAGCGCCGCAGCCAGCCGCTCCGGCGAACGCGTCGACAGATACAGATACGGCGTCGGGTCCTCCGGGTCGCTGACCTCCACCCGCAGCGCCGTCGGCACATAGCTGCGCAGCAGCATGAAGGCGCGCGGGTCGGCCTTCGCGGTGCGCCATGCCAGCGTCTCCGCGCGGTCCAGCGGCCATGCCTCGCCCAGCGCATCCACCGGGATCCGGGCGTCACCGGCGACCAGCGACCCCTGCACCACCCGGAGGCGGGCCGAGCCGTAGCCGCTCAGCGCCGCAGCGCCGAGCACCACCCCGGCCACCAGTCCGACCACCGCCGGTACCGGGCCGAAGCGCAGCATGATCAGTGCCAGGGAGAGCCCGGCCAGGACGGGCAGCAGCCACCAGGATCGCGGCGCGGAGAGGCGTTCGTCGTACATGGCTCCATTGTGGGCATCCCGGGCCGCTGCCCCGTCCTCGCCCCTCTGCGGCCCGCCCGCCTTCCCGTCCGTGCCGCCTCGGCCGCGCTGCCTGGGCGCCCTGCCTGGCCGTGCTGCCTGGCCGCGCTGCTGCGCGGGGTGCCGCGCGTGGGTGAAGCCTCTCGCCGGTGCGGAGGTAGGGTCAACGCCTGTGACCGGACCAACTGCACCCCAGGCGGCGGAGCCCCCGGCCGCCGACCGGGCCGGAGCACGGCCCGCGACCGCGCCGCCCCCCGACGCCCAGCCGCCCGTGCGCCACCCCGAGGCCCCGGCCCCGGGCACTTCGCTGGGCTCCCACTACGAGCACTGCTTCGGCTGCGGCCCGCAGCAGGCGCACGGTCTGCAACTGGAGACCCGGGCCGGCGAGGGCGTGGAGGTCACCGCCGAGTTCACGGTGAAGCCGGTCCATCAGGGCGGTCCCGGACTCGCCCACGGCGGCGTACTGGTCAGCGCGATGGACGAGGCCCTGGGCGCCCTGAGCTGGCTGCTGCACACCCCCGCCGTGACCGGTCGGCTGGAGACCGACTTCGTCCGCCCCGTCCCGGTGGACACGGTGCTGCACATCCACGCGCGGGTGACCGGGGTGCATGGACGCAAGATCTACAGCACCGCCGAGGGCCGGATCGGCGGCCCCGGCGGCCCGGTCGCCATCCGGGCCCAGGCGCTCTTCGTCCAGGTCCGGCTGGAGCACTTCACCACCCATGGCCGGCCCGAGGACATCAAGGCCGCCCTGGACGACCCCGACCTGATCAAGCGCGCCCGAGCCTTCGAGGTGAACCCGTGAGTTCCGCCCACGTCCGCCCGCCCGTGGACATCCTGGTCCGCCGCCTGGACCCCGAGCTGCCGCTCCCCGCGTACGCGCACCCCGGCGACGCCGGCGCCGACCTGCTCACCACCGTGGACGCGGAGCTGGCACCCGGTGAGCGGGCCGTCCTGCCCACCGGTCTGGCCATCGCCCTCCCCGACGGTTACGCCGCCTTCGTGCATCCGAGGTCCGGACTCGCGGCACGCTGCGGAGTCGCGCTCGTCAACTCCCCGGGAACGGTGGATGCCGGGTACCGTGGTGAGATCAAGGTGATCGTCGTGAATCTCGACCCGCACGAGCGGGTCGGCTTCCGCCGCGGGGACCGCATCGCCCAGCTGGTCATCCAGCAGGTCGAGAAGGCACGTTTCCACGAGGTGGCCGAGCTGCCCGGATCGGCCCGCGCCGATGGGGGCTTCGGGTCGACTGGCGGCCATGCCGCGGTTAGCATGCCCGCGGCCGGGCAGGTATTCACTTCGGCCCCCGACCGGGAAGGACAGTGACCGTGTTCCGTCGTCGCCACAAGAGCGAGGACGCTGTCGAGCAGCTCGCAGAGGACGCCATTGGCGCCGATGAGTATGTTGACGACGTCGATGGTGCTTCCGATGCCGAGAGCGAAGCGGAGAAGGACCCGACAGACCGGGTCGGCCTGCCGCCCGCACCGCGCCCGGAAGGCCCCTGGGACGTCTCCGAGCTGGAGAACCCCGAAGAGGGCCGGGTGGACCTCGGCGGTCTGCTGATCCCGGGCGTCGAGGGGATGGAGCTCCGGGTGGAGGTCGCCGGTGACGCGATCGTCGCCGCGACCCTGGTGCTCGGCAACAGCGCCATCCAGCTCCAGGCTTTCGCCGCGCCGAAGTCCGAGGGCATCTGGGGTGAGGTCCGGGACGAGATCGCCGGCGGCATCACCCAGCAGGGCGGCATCGTGGACGAGGAGGAAGGTCCCCTCGGCTGGCACCTCCGCGCCCAGGTACCGGTGCAGCTCCCCGACGGCACCCACGGGGTGCAGCTGGTGCGCTTCGTCGGCTGCGACGGCCCGCGCTGGTTCCTGCGCGGCGTGATCTCCGGCCAGGCTGCCGTGCAGCCTGAGACCGCCGGTGTGCTGGAGCAGGTCTTCCGGGAGACCGTGGTGGTCCGTGGTGAGTCGCCGATGGCGCCCCGCGACCCGATCGTGCTCAAGCTCCCCGAGGACGCCCAGATGGTCGCCGACACCGGTGCCGCCCCGGAGGAGGGCGACTCCCGCTTCGGCGGCGCCGCGAGCCTCAACCCCTTTGAGCGGGGCCCGGAGATCACCGAGGTCCGCTGAGACCTGTACGTACGTCAGAGAGGCCCCGGGACCGCCGCAGCAGGCGTCCCGGGGCCGATTTGCTTCCGGCGCCGCCGTAGTCGTACAGTTCCGTGGTCGCTGAACGGGGAGACCTTCCCGGAGCGGCCACCTCCCGGACACCTGAACGTGAGAGAGCCATGCTCTTTCGCACCCGGTGACCGGAATTCGACTCCCAGCGAGATCTGCTAGAGTCGGAAAGCGCCGAAAGGCCGAAAGCAAGAATGCAGTGCCTCGCCAGCGGGGGTCAGGGAAGCGGAAAGCGGATCTGATAAGCTGGAGACACGAAGAAGGGAAGCGCCCGGAGAAACCTGAAGGGGTTTCGATGGAAGCGTCCGTTCCTTGAGAACTCAACAGCGTGCCAAAAGTCAACGCCAGATATTTGAACCCTTTGGGTTCCTTTGAATGAAGTGCAGCGAGGACGCTGTGCGCGGGTCCGGCTTATTCCGCCGGATGCCGTGCCGCTCTTCCGCGAATGAGACATTCACGGAGAGTTTGATCCTGGCTCAGGACGAACGCTGGCGGCGTGCTTAACACATGCAAGTCGAACGGTGAAGCCCTTCGGGGTGGATCAGTGGCGAACGGGTGAGTAACACGTGGGCAATCTGCCCTGCACTCTGGGACAACACCGGGAAACCGGTGCTAATACCGGATACGACGTACCTCCGCATGGGGTGTGCGTGGAAAGCTCCGGCGGTGCAGGATGAGCCCGCGGCCTATCAGCTTGTTGGTGGGGTGATGGCCTACCAAGGCGACGACGGGTAGCCGGCCTGAGAGGGCGACCGGCCACACTGGGACTGAGACACGGCCCAGACTCCTACGGGAGGCAGCAGTGGGGAATATTGCACAATGGGCGAAAGCCTGATGCAGCGACGCCGCGTGAGGGATGACGGCCTTCGGGTTGTAAACCTCTTTCAGCAGGGAAGAAGCGCAAGTGACGGTACCTGCAGAAGAAGCACCGGCTAACTACGTGCCA is part of the Peterkaempfera bronchialis genome and encodes:
- a CDS encoding sensor histidine kinase, whose translation is MATPPPAPTGGPTAAPGRGAGPTPPRPTRPPRAPAAPGPPAAPPPYAPGAGLRWLPFRPTIRIRLTLLYGGMFLMAGVLLVLVIYMLARQALQVGAQLPMTTIPENTVVVNPQTNQTWTPHQFQEQISAWQAHAQHVALESLLRRSITVLVGLAVAAFAFGYAVAGRVLSPLGKITRTAREVAGSDLHRRIELDGPDDELKELADTFDEMLDRLDRSFDSQRKFVANASHELRTPLAINRTLLEVQLSDPGASPDLQQLGKTLLATNERSEQLVEGLLLLARSDNELVDRRPVELSEVASQALEQTRTEAAGRQVELRTTLGEATVSGNGVLLERIALNLIQNAVRYNVPDGWVEVSTASVPGGDGELVVSNTGPVIPGYEMEHIFEPFRRVKSTERTRSDRGVGLGLSIVRSVVRAHGGSIEAIPRPGGGLLMRVRIPGA
- a CDS encoding acyl-ACP desaturase, with protein sequence MTIAPAHRSGSTAWTDARLLHALEEVVEQELNRHLKVAKEWMPHEYVPWSQGRDFDGVLGGEAWSPEQSGLTEVGKVSLVVNLLTEDNLPSYHHEIATMFGRDGAWGTWVHRWTAEEGRHGIALRDYLLTTRAVDPVALERARMDHMSAGFESDNRHSMLRSVAYVAFQELATRISHRNTGAHSGDPICERMLARIATDENLHMVFYRNLLLAALELAPDEAMCAIAEVVTEFRMPGHGMPGFERAAAQIAIGGVYNLRIHHDDVLQPVLRHLKVMERGGLGPEGLRAQEELGVFLDGLDTQATRFDERRAALLARRAARAQG
- a CDS encoding DUF4193 domain-containing protein, whose protein sequence is MATDYDTPRKTDDDLNEDSIEELKARRNEKSSSSVDVDEFEQAEGLELPGADLSNEELSVRVLPRQADEFTCMSCFLVHHRSQLASEKNGNPICRDCAA
- a CDS encoding DUF3093 domain-containing protein — translated: MYDERLSAPRSWWLLPVLAGLSLALIMLRFGPVPAVVGLVAGVVLGAAALSGYGSARLRVVQGSLVAGDARIPVDALGEAWPLDRAETLAWRTAKADPRAFMLLRSYVPTALRVEVSDPEDPTPYLYLSTRSPERLAAALEAARAEQPRG
- a CDS encoding PaaI family thioesterase; translated protein: MRHPEAPAPGTSLGSHYEHCFGCGPQQAHGLQLETRAGEGVEVTAEFTVKPVHQGGPGLAHGGVLVSAMDEALGALSWLLHTPAVTGRLETDFVRPVPVDTVLHIHARVTGVHGRKIYSTAEGRIGGPGGPVAIRAQALFVQVRLEHFTTHGRPEDIKAALDDPDLIKRARAFEVNP
- the dut gene encoding dUTP diphosphatase, yielding MSSAHVRPPVDILVRRLDPELPLPAYAHPGDAGADLLTTVDAELAPGERAVLPTGLAIALPDGYAAFVHPRSGLAARCGVALVNSPGTVDAGYRGEIKVIVVNLDPHERVGFRRGDRIAQLVIQQVEKARFHEVAELPGSARADGGFGSTGGHAAVSMPAAGQVFTSAPDREGQ
- a CDS encoding DUF3710 domain-containing protein, with the translated sequence MFRRRHKSEDAVEQLAEDAIGADEYVDDVDGASDAESEAEKDPTDRVGLPPAPRPEGPWDVSELENPEEGRVDLGGLLIPGVEGMELRVEVAGDAIVAATLVLGNSAIQLQAFAAPKSEGIWGEVRDEIAGGITQQGGIVDEEEGPLGWHLRAQVPVQLPDGTHGVQLVRFVGCDGPRWFLRGVISGQAAVQPETAGVLEQVFRETVVVRGESPMAPRDPIVLKLPEDAQMVADTGAAPEEGDSRFGGAASLNPFERGPEITEVR